AATGTGGTTTTAGATCTGAAGAACCAGACAAAAATAGAGAAATACTAGCTCAAAAATATAGAGGAGCTAGATATTCTTTTGGTTATCCTGCATGTCCAAAAGTATCTGATTCAAACATACAATTATCATTGTTGGATGCAAAAAGAATAAACTTGACCATGGATGAATCTGAACAACTCCATCCAGAACAAAGTACTACAGCTATCATTTCACTACACTCAAAAGCTAAATATTTCAGCGCTTAAGCTGAATTTTTAGTTGTTTTCTAAATATTCAATAATTTCTTCCTGCAGTTCATCCTTCGTTTCATTATCACCCAGATCAAGTCCCTCACCCGCGGCATCCTGTGTTAACTCAAGATAATATGAAGCACCATCACTAGATAAAAATTCTAATGCGGAAGTTTCATCACTATCTTTAAAAGCTTCATAAAGAGCTTTAAATGCTATGTTTTCAGTAAAGTCCCAATCCATAATGAAAAAAACCTTATTAGAATTATTACCTCCTTACCCCCCATACTCGTCAACCTTTTTTAAAGAAATGTTGGTGTTTTATTATTATTCAAAAAACTATGACCATAAATAATCAAAATCAGTTAAATGTCCTTGGAGAAGAAATTGAGATTTGTAGTTGCGCACCTATGACAGGGTGGTTCAGAGATGGATTTTGCAACTATGACAAAAATGATGGAGGAAATCATTCCATATGTTGTGTAATGGATGATAATTTCCTGAAATATAGTAAATCACAAGGTAATGATTTAATAACTCCCATGCCTATTTATTCCTTCCCAGGACTAAAGGATGGTGATCATTGGTGTATTTGTCTTGATAGGTGGAAGCAAGCATTATTAGACGGTCTTGCACCAAAAGTCATATTAGAATCAACGAATATTGTAGTCTTAGAATCAGTACCTCTGGAAAAATTGAAAGAATATCAATTTAATAAAAAGTAATTACAAGTTTATTTTTTTTTTTAAAATGATAATGATAAATTATTTTATATGAGTTTAGAAATATATTGGAAAAAAGCACTAGAACAAACTCGATTATCAATTGATGATGAATCATTATATCCTCTCAAAACTGATATTATTACAAGAGATTTATATGAAAAAGACGACTTCATAATTAGGAAACTCGATACTTCAAAATTTAATAAAAAAAAAATTTATGGTCCTAAGCAAAATCCATTTTGTCCTTGGGAAAAGATACTAGAAATTGATAAAATTGGTGATAATCATCAACTAATATTAAATAAGTACCCTGTACAAAAAGGTCATATTTTACTTATTACAAATGAATGGAAACCTCAAAATGGATGGTTAGATATTAAAGATTGGAGAGCGATACAACAAGTTAATAAAGATACTAGTGGATTATGGTTTTTCAATAGTTCTCCAATTGCGGGAGCAAGTCAACCTCACAGGCATTTTCAACTTCTGCGTAGATCTAAAGGTGAGATATCATGCCCTAGAGAAAAGTGGTTTTTAGAGATGAACTCATATCAAGATCTAGATAGTAAGCTTAAAAAAAATATTATTGTATCCAAATTTAATTTTTTAGAAAATCCATCATATCTTTTTGAATTTTACTTAGAATTATGCAACAAATTAGGACTTGGGGACCCTATGAGTGATAAGAAACCGATATATCCTTACAACATTTTAATAACTAATAAATGGATCGCTATTATAAAAAGAAAAAATGATCATATTCATGGTTTCAGTATTAACGGTTTAGGATTTGCAGGATATCTATTAGTAACTGAAAATTCAAATATTAATTATTTAAAGAAATTTGGTCCTGAAAAACTTTTAGAAAGTTTTGTTTGAATACTAGTTAGTTACTTCAACTTCCTTATCCCTGCTTATTTGGCTTTCTAGAACTTCTATAGATGCTGTCACGGAGGCAATTTTACGTTCAAGTGAATCCTTGATATAATTGAGCATTTCTAGTTTCTTATGTTGATAAAAACTCTTTTTTTCTTTAGATGACTTGAAATAACAATTAAACATTTTTATTTTATTATAAAAAGATACTTAATTGACTTGTGACATAAAAATAAATTGGTTTTAATTTAAAAACAATATTCCGTATAGACTTTAATATTTTTTTGAATAAAATTAAAACAATTCCATACTATTTAAGAAAATATTATTGAATATTCCTGAAAATTCAAATACGAAAAGAATTTCAATTGATTTACCTGAGGAACTAATTTCCAGGTTTGATCAATTACGAAAAGAGTGGGGATTTAGAGCAAGAGGACCTGTAATAGAAAAGATACTTAAAGAACTTCTTCAAGAAGATGATTTACTACCTAAGAACCAACAGCAAGAAATAGACTTTAACGAGAATAAAAATAATGAAAATTTAAATATTGATGAAGATACTGCACTGGTATTAATTAAATCAGAAGTAAAAAAAGATGTTAATGAGATATCTTTGAATAAAAGATTTACAAATAACAATCAATATAAAGAAAAAGCCAACTCAAACATAAGCCTTCCGAATTTTGTTGAAAAAAAAGTAAAGAATCTAAGAAGAAGTATTAATTGTGAAAAATTAAAGGAGAATATTAATGATATTCAAATTAATACAATTAAAGAAACTGAATTAATAAAATGTCGAATTGAGTTAATTAGTCATTGGAAAACCTTATATGGATCAGTTCCTAATGATCATGTAGTAGAAGCTTCGATTGATTGGTTTGAAAGGGATATATGGCCAAATCTTGATGGGACTGAAAATCTACCCTTTACGTGGAGTGCTGCCAATAAATTAATGTCAGAATTATGCCCATTTTGGATAAAGAAAAATCCATCCCTTGAAATTGTTTTATTAATGATTGGTGTTTTAGAAGACCCTTTTGCTACATCAGATCTGATAAATAGAATACCAACACTTATGAGAAGATTTGTAAGTAGATTTAAGCGAAATAATAGATCTAATTCATTTGAAACTTTGGACTCAACAATGACTGTACATGGAGCACTTAAATTATTGAATTTATCAACATCCGCAGGATCTGCTCATACGTTCCGTAAAATTAGGGAGGCCTATAAATCAATAGCCTTAGAGACGCATCCAGATGCAGGAGGATCAACAGATCAAATGAGAAAATTAAATGAAGCGTATCAATTGCTAAAAAATCTATATAGAAATTAGTATACTAATTCTCATATAAGACTATTTATAAGTCTACTTAATAGTCTCATATAAGATAGATGTTAAATTAATATTTCTTATTTTCATATATTATTTTTATTCAATCTTAAAAAACATTAATGATGCATAAATGAAATTAAAATAAAATTTAATTTTTAAAATTCATTGTATAGCAAATCTTATATAAGACTTATTATAAGTCTATAAAATAGTCTCAAAGTAGATTAATAAGATAAAATAATTTATCAATTTAAATGAATCATACACAAGCTATCAATTGGCTAGGAAAAATTAAAAATTGAACAATAAATCAATAAAATATGTCCTTTCAATGTCCAAGAAATAAAGAAGGGCTAGAAAGTCCTGCTATTAAAAGGTTTGGTGTCCTACTGTACTGCCTTAAAGACAGTACTACTTTGATTGTAGCTTTTCAATAGCAGTTTGTTTATCAATACTAGGAACATCACTTAATCCGTTTGCATCAAACCAAGGAGCACTAGCCCAATCAAATCCTTCCCCAAAGGTATTATCTGGTGCAGCTATATACCAATGACATGATGCATCTGGTATGTCAACAGCACATTTTGACCAATCATCTGACCACTGAGGAACTTGTACCCACAACACTGAAGATAGAAGTAGAGATAGAATATTAATCATAACTATAATCATACAACAATAATTAGTATTATAGGATTATTACTTATCTTATATAAGAATTATGAATAGACTAACTAATAGTCTCATATAAGAATAGCAATACCATTAATTCCTCAATTTAGTGTTAAAACATTTTTCAATATTAGAAATGATATTTGAATGTATTGATGTAATTTCCGAGTCCAGTAATGTTTTATCCTTATCTCTATAAGATAATCTAAATGTATAACTTATGTGATCATCTCCAAATTTAGTATCTTCAAAAACATCAAGTAAATTTACATCCTCTAAAAGATTTTTTCCTGTTTTTCTTATCAGTGATGTTATTTCGCTAATTAAAAATTTCTTATTAAAAACAAAATTTATGTCCCTTTCCATTTTTGGAACAATTGGGTATTGCTTATAAATTGGAATCCATTTATTTTTTCTTGTACTAGCTGCCAAGAGGTTAGAAACACTTATTTTAAATAAATATACTTTTTTTAATGACTTCTTTTCTAATATTAGTTTGGGATGTATTTCACCAAAATAACCTGAATCTTTCCCTTCAATAAATAATCTCGCTGTTCTTCCTGGATGAAGAAAGTCAATTGAATCAGTAGGTTTATCCTCTATTTTTAAGTTCAATGATGATAAGGCCTCTTTTAACTTTCCTCTGGCCTGGTAATAATTAAGATCGTTATCTTTGCCCGAATTTATCCATTTTCCAAATTTTTTATTTCCATAAATCACACCATTCAGAACTTCTTCTTGAATGAACTCAGTTTTCTTATAAAAAACATTTCCAATTTCAAATATATAACAACTTGCTTGTCCAGCTTTTATATTACGGTTCACTATCTCCAAATGTTCCTTCCAGATATTATCTCTAAGACAGCTTGTTTCTAATAACAAAGGATTAGAAATCTTTATAAGTTTATCATTATCTTCAGGAACTAGAGAGTAGCTTAGTACCTCGTTAAAACCGTTTTCTATAAAACCATTTTTTACTTTTCTCAATGCCAATTGTTCTGATGTCAATTTACCAGGCTTAATTGGATTAGGAAGTTTTAAGTCGAATCTGTCATACCCTATTAATCTCGCTATTTCTTCAATTAAATCTATTTCTCTTATTAAATCATGTGATCTATTAGGAATTACTGCTACATCCCAGCCATATTCCTTATTCTTTAAAGTACAACCTATGAGTTTTAATTTATCAACTATTTCATTATCAGATAAATTTCTTTTTTCTAATTGATCATTAATTCTTAATGGACCAAGAATTTTATGTATTCGATTTCTCCGTAGTTTAATAAATATATCCTCATTACCTATTAAATTGGAAGTATTAATAATTGGTGAATTAATAGAAAAATATTCTTCTAAAAGATTAATTGCCCTTGTTACTGCACTTATTGTATTTTTTGATGAAATCCCTTTTTCATACCTGCTGCTAGATTCTGTTCTTATGCCAACCGCCTTTGAAGATTTTCTTATAGTAACTGGATTAAAAACAGCGCCTTCAAGGTAAATAGATGAGGTAGTATTAGTTACAGAAGTCTCTAAACCGCCTATCACACCTGCAATAGCTACTGGTTTATCACAACATGTAATAACTGTGATATTTTCATTTAAGTCATATGCTTTACCATCTAAGCAAACAAGGCTTTCGTTATCCTTGCCTTTTCGTACAGAGAAATCTTCTGCAGAAACTTCTTTACCAATTAAATTTGACAGCTTATCTTTATCAAACGCATGCAAAGGTTGACCTTGTTCTAAAAGAATATAATTTGTCAAATCAACTAGAAGATTAATAGATTTTATACCTGATTTTTCTATACGGTCTTTAAGCCAATTTGGCGATAATTCCTCTCCATTTACTCCATCAATACAACTTATTGTGTAGATGCAATTAAATCCTATAGCTTCTGGACAAAGTTTAATTCCCCTG
This window of the Prochlorococcus marinus XMU1410 genome carries:
- a CDS encoding DUF2237 family protein — protein: MTINNQNQLNVLGEEIEICSCAPMTGWFRDGFCNYDKNDGGNHSICCVMDDNFLKYSKSQGNDLITPMPIYSFPGLKDGDHWCICLDRWKQALLDGLAPKVILESTNIVVLESVPLEKLKEYQFNKK
- a CDS encoding DUF4922 domain-containing protein; protein product: MSLEIYWKKALEQTRLSIDDESLYPLKTDIITRDLYEKDDFIIRKLDTSKFNKKKIYGPKQNPFCPWEKILEIDKIGDNHQLILNKYPVQKGHILLITNEWKPQNGWLDIKDWRAIQQVNKDTSGLWFFNSSPIAGASQPHRHFQLLRRSKGEISCPREKWFLEMNSYQDLDSKLKKNIIVSKFNFLENPSYLFEFYLELCNKLGLGDPMSDKKPIYPYNILITNKWIAIIKRKNDHIHGFSINGLGFAGYLLVTENSNINYLKKFGPEKLLESFV
- a CDS encoding molecular chaperone DnaJ, producing MNIPENSNTKRISIDLPEELISRFDQLRKEWGFRARGPVIEKILKELLQEDDLLPKNQQQEIDFNENKNNENLNIDEDTALVLIKSEVKKDVNEISLNKRFTNNNQYKEKANSNISLPNFVEKKVKNLRRSINCEKLKENINDIQINTIKETELIKCRIELISHWKTLYGSVPNDHVVEASIDWFERDIWPNLDGTENLPFTWSAANKLMSELCPFWIKKNPSLEIVLLMIGVLEDPFATSDLINRIPTLMRRFVSRFKRNNRSNSFETLDSTMTVHGALKLLNLSTSAGSAHTFRKIREAYKSIALETHPDAGGSTDQMRKLNEAYQLLKNLYRN
- the pheT gene encoding phenylalanine--tRNA ligase subunit beta — its product is MKVSQNWLNNLVEITSTPEDLSEKLSIGGFEVESLEDCSENVNGVVLGKVLSVLKHEGSDKLSICQVDIGNSKNLQIICGARNIKPNIYVYVATVGAKLNAVDLIIKRSEIRGVMSEGMICSLQELGLEDSSEGIEIIDEDLALKHELGTPGSDLLELNDFIYDLAITANRPDGMSVIGIAREISALLESTLNFPELNHKYNIHLLRGIKLCPEAIGFNCIYTISCIDGVNGEELSPNWLKDRIEKSGIKSINLLVDLTNYILLEQGQPLHAFDKDKLSNLIGKEVSAEDFSVRKGKDNESLVCLDGKAYDLNENITVITCCDKPVAIAGVIGGLETSVTNTTSSIYLEGAVFNPVTIRKSSKAVGIRTESSSRYEKGISSKNTISAVTRAINLLEEYFSINSPIINTSNLIGNEDIFIKLRRNRIHKILGPLRINDQLEKRNLSDNEIVDKLKLIGCTLKNKEYGWDVAVIPNRSHDLIREIDLIEEIARLIGYDRFDLKLPNPIKPGKLTSEQLALRKVKNGFIENGFNEVLSYSLVPEDNDKLIKISNPLLLETSCLRDNIWKEHLEIVNRNIKAGQASCYIFEIGNVFYKKTEFIQEEVLNGVIYGNKKFGKWINSGKDNDLNYYQARGKLKEALSSLNLKIEDKPTDSIDFLHPGRTARLFIEGKDSGYFGEIHPKLILEKKSLKKVYLFKISVSNLLAASTRKNKWIPIYKQYPIVPKMERDINFVFNKKFLISEITSLIRKTGKNLLEDVNLLDVFEDTKFGDDHISYTFRLSYRDKDKTLLDSEITSIHSNIISNIEKCFNTKLRN